One window of the Macaca thibetana thibetana isolate TM-01 chromosome 13, ASM2454274v1, whole genome shotgun sequence genome contains the following:
- the C13H2orf74 gene encoding uncharacterized protein C2orf74 homolog isoform X1, which yields MSLLAKPMSFEITAITFFIILLICFICILLLLVVFLYKCFQGRKGKETKKVPCTDANGGVDCAAAEVVTSNPGDHERVLMQVMNLDVPMRPGILVQRQSKEVLATPLENRRDMEAEEENQINEKQEPKNAGETGQEEDDGLQKIHISVTRTPSAVESQKRPLKGVTFSREVIVVDLGNEYPTPRSYTREHKERK from the exons ATGAGTCTTCTAGCTAAACCTATGAGCTTTGAAATCACAGCAATCACTTTCTTCATCATCCTTCTAATTTGCTTCATTTGCATCCTCCTTTTATTGGTGgtttttttatataaatg tttccAAGGCAGGAAAggtaaagagacaaagaaagtgcCTTGTACAGATGCAAACGGAGGTGTAGACTGTGCAGCTGCTGAAGTGGTGACAAGCAATCCAGGGGACCATGAAAG GGTATTAATGCAAGTCATGAATTTGGATGTGCCGATGAGGCCTGGCATTCTTGTCCAGAGACAGAGTAAGGAAGTGTTGGCCACACCCTTAGAAAACAGAAGGGACatggaggcagaagaggagaacCAAATAAATGAGAAGCAAGAGCCTAAGAATGCTGGAGAAACTGGTCAAGAAGAG GATGATGGTTTGCAGAAAATACACATATCTGTCACTAGAACTCCATCAGCTGTTGAAAGCCAAAAAAGACCTTTAAAAGGAGTGACATTTTCTAGGGAGGTAATTGTTGTGGATCTTGGAAATGAATACCCTACACCTCGAAGCTATACTCGAGAacataaagagagaaaatga
- the C13H2orf74 gene encoding uncharacterized protein C2orf74 homolog isoform X2, with protein sequence MQVMNLDVPMRPGILVQRQSKEVLATPLENRRDMEAEEENQINEKQEPKNAGETGQEEDDGLQKIHISVTRTPSAVESQKRPLKGVTFSREVIVVDLGNEYPTPRSYTREHKERK encoded by the exons ATGCAAGTCATGAATTTGGATGTGCCGATGAGGCCTGGCATTCTTGTCCAGAGACAGAGTAAGGAAGTGTTGGCCACACCCTTAGAAAACAGAAGGGACatggaggcagaagaggagaacCAAATAAATGAGAAGCAAGAGCCTAAGAATGCTGGAGAAACTGGTCAAGAAGAG GATGATGGTTTGCAGAAAATACACATATCTGTCACTAGAACTCCATCAGCTGTTGAAAGCCAAAAAAGACCTTTAAAAGGAGTGACATTTTCTAGGGAGGTAATTGTTGTGGATCTTGGAAATGAATACCCTACACCTCGAAGCTATACTCGAGAacataaagagagaaaatga